A portion of the Bifidobacterium lemurum genome contains these proteins:
- the purF gene encoding amidophosphoribosyltransferase: MSAELEDIHEECGIFGVWGHPDASRLTYFGLHALQHRGQEGAGIVSNDNGTLIGHRGLGLLTQVFADERQIQRLKGDKAIGHVRYATAGSGTTDNIQPFIFRFHDGDVALCHNGNLTNCPSLRRKLEDEGAIFHSNSDTEVLMHLIRRSDKPTFMDKLKEALNTVHGGFAYLLMTNDAMIGALDPNGFRPLSLGKMKNGAYVLASETCALDVVGAELVRDIRPGEIVVVNEHGYKIVQYTNETQLAICSMEFIYFARPDSNIYGVNVHSARKRMGARLAAESPVEADMVVGVPNSSLSAASGYSEASGLPNEMGLIKNQYVARTFIQPTQELREQGVRMKLSAVRGVVKGKRVIVIDDSIVRGTTSRRIVQLLKEAGAAEVHMRISSPPLKYPCFYGIDISTTKELIASKQSVEEIRDFIGADSLAFLSLDGLVESIGLNAAAPYGGLCVAYFNGDYPTALDDYEQDFLASITPEDRVRLPRFALDDSEYEGNEYSCQKGLKPGEWQPKL; the protein is encoded by the coding sequence ATGTCTGCTGAGCTCGAAGATATCCACGAGGAATGCGGCATTTTCGGCGTCTGGGGGCACCCGGACGCGTCCCGTCTCACCTATTTCGGCCTGCACGCGCTGCAGCACCGCGGCCAGGAGGGCGCGGGCATCGTCTCCAACGACAACGGCACGCTGATCGGCCACCGCGGCCTGGGACTGCTGACCCAGGTGTTCGCCGATGAACGCCAGATCCAGCGTCTCAAAGGCGACAAGGCCATCGGCCATGTGCGCTACGCCACCGCCGGCTCCGGCACCACCGACAACATCCAGCCGTTCATCTTCCGCTTCCATGACGGCGATGTGGCCCTGTGCCACAACGGCAACCTCACCAACTGCCCGTCGCTGCGCCGCAAGCTGGAGGATGAGGGCGCGATCTTCCACTCGAATTCCGACACCGAGGTGCTGATGCATCTCATCCGCCGCTCCGACAAGCCGACCTTCATGGACAAGCTCAAGGAGGCGCTCAACACCGTGCACGGCGGCTTCGCCTACCTGCTGATGACCAACGACGCGATGATCGGCGCGCTCGACCCGAACGGCTTCCGCCCATTGAGCCTGGGCAAGATGAAGAACGGCGCCTACGTGCTCGCCTCCGAGACCTGCGCGCTCGACGTGGTCGGCGCCGAGCTCGTGCGAGACATCCGCCCCGGCGAGATCGTGGTGGTCAACGAGCACGGATACAAGATCGTGCAGTACACGAACGAGACCCAGCTGGCGATCTGCTCGATGGAGTTCATCTACTTCGCCCGCCCCGACTCGAACATCTACGGCGTCAACGTGCATTCCGCCCGCAAGCGCATGGGCGCCCGCCTCGCCGCCGAGTCGCCGGTCGAAGCCGATATGGTGGTCGGCGTGCCGAACTCCTCCCTCTCCGCCGCATCCGGCTATTCGGAGGCGTCCGGCCTGCCCAATGAGATGGGCCTGATCAAGAACCAATATGTGGCCCGCACCTTCATCCAGCCCACGCAGGAGCTGCGCGAGCAGGGCGTGCGCATGAAGCTCTCCGCCGTGCGCGGCGTGGTCAAAGGCAAGCGCGTGATCGTGATCGACGATTCCATCGTGCGCGGCACCACCTCACGCCGCATCGTGCAGCTGCTCAAGGAGGCGGGCGCGGCCGAGGTGCATATGCGCATCAGCTCCCCGCCGCTCAAATACCCCTGCTTCTACGGCATCGACATCTCCACCACCAAGGAGCTGATCGCCAGCAAGCAGAGCGTGGAGGAGATCCGCGACTTCATCGGCGCCGACTCGCTCGCCTTCCTCTCGCTCGACGGACTGGTCGAATCGATCGGTCTGAACGCGGCCGCCCCCTACGGCGGATTGTGCGTCGCCTACTTCAACGGCGACTACCCCACCGCGCTGGACGACTACGAACAGGATTTCCTCGCCTCGATCACCCCGGAGGACCGCGTGCGACTGCCCCGATTCGCGCTCGACGACAGCGAGTACGAAGGCAACGAATACTCCTGCCAGAAGGGTCTCAAGCCCGGCGAATGGCAGCCGAAACTCTAA
- a CDS encoding InlB B-repeat-containing protein — MAWVLSVVMLAALAGWAVPAASADEPAASAEVTVDFDADGGSAVESQRVAAGGLVAAPDDPTRDGYVFDGWWTSAGDDGRLWDFDADTASDSMTLTARWLETDFVVNIEDGWVWVWTDNEDAQVICAGDGCSTHEWFDIGEDGIWIAPTNGDERTLVVRRGSGPEHTLVTWTPADYEDWLTAEVSGTSVEFSAESADGEAPVVYRVYDETLGFIRESEETGRFDDLYPDSYVGYAYWPATDIELGVLQVSATCEFETVETSQSDSDDASDGTAADVADVDIPDAGVIAVAVAGAVVALGVLVGAALVARRRRNR, encoded by the coding sequence ATGGCATGGGTTCTTTCCGTCGTGATGCTGGCGGCGCTGGCCGGTTGGGCCGTTCCGGCCGCCTCGGCCGATGAGCCGGCCGCTTCCGCCGAAGTGACGGTTGACTTCGACGCCGACGGCGGTTCCGCCGTCGAATCGCAGAGGGTCGCCGCCGGCGGGCTTGTCGCGGCCCCGGACGATCCCACGCGGGACGGCTATGTGTTCGACGGATGGTGGACGTCCGCCGGCGACGATGGGCGTCTGTGGGATTTCGATGCCGATACCGCATCCGATTCGATGACGTTGACCGCGCGTTGGCTGGAGACCGACTTCGTGGTGAACATCGAAGACGGCTGGGTGTGGGTATGGACCGACAATGAGGATGCGCAGGTGATCTGCGCCGGTGACGGTTGTTCCACGCACGAATGGTTCGACATCGGAGAGGATGGCATATGGATAGCTCCGACGAACGGCGATGAGCGCACTCTGGTCGTGCGCCGCGGCTCCGGCCCCGAGCACACCTTGGTCACGTGGACTCCTGCGGATTACGAGGATTGGCTGACGGCCGAGGTGTCGGGAACCTCGGTGGAGTTCTCCGCCGAGTCGGCGGACGGCGAGGCCCCCGTGGTCTATCGCGTCTACGACGAGACGTTGGGGTTCATCCGTGAATCGGAGGAAACCGGACGTTTCGACGATCTGTATCCCGACAGCTATGTCGGGTACGCATACTGGCCCGCGACCGACATCGAGTTGGGTGTGCTTCAGGTCTCCGCCACTTGCGAATTCGAGACCGTGGAGACCTCCCAGTCCGACTCCGACGACGCTTCCGACGGTACGGCGGCGGACGTCGCCGACGTGGATATCCCCGATGCGGGCGTCATCGCGGTCGCCGTCGCGGGTGCCGTTGTGGCGCTCGGCGTCCTCGTCGGAGCGGCGTTGGTGGCGCGTCGTCGCCGCAACCGATGA
- a CDS encoding type VI secretion protein ImpB: MRGRGGPCGRVYIAVDLKSFYASVECQDLGRDPLTTHLVVADRERTSKTICLAVSPSLKEYGLPGRARLFEVEQRIREVNAERRLRAPGRHFVGSSTDAGELASHPELAVEFIAAKPRMARYLDHSARIYGVYLKYAAPEHIHVYSIDEVFIDATPYLHALGMTPHELATVIVRDIAETTGITATAGIGTNLYLAKVAMDIVAKHVAADEQGVRVAELDEMSYRRLLWEHRPITDFWRVGRGYAKKLAAHGLDTMGDIARCSLGRASDYHNEDLLYRLFGVNAELLIDHAWGWEPCTMADIKAYKPEGHSISSGQVLQGPADFDTARLIVREMADAVSLDLVDKGLLARHLGLMVGYDISSLDPAKAECGPVKPKAPASEYRGPVAVDHYGRRVPKPANSSCDLGEHTASSTRIREAMMALYDRIVDPSLLVRRVTVVAAGLATRAEAEAAAASSYEQPDLFDASDDTAVNSEYGRAVSGMVSDGVASKFGLEPESSRRMAQAGSDSSRRIYDATERNEAEAEVQRAIVDITHKFGRGSVIKGMNLEPGATGLQRNRQIGGHAA, encoded by the coding sequence TTGCGCGGGCGGGGAGGGCCCTGTGGCCGCGTCTATATCGCCGTCGACCTCAAATCCTTCTATGCCTCTGTGGAGTGCCAGGATCTTGGACGTGACCCGCTGACCACGCATCTGGTGGTGGCGGATCGGGAGCGCACATCGAAAACCATCTGTCTGGCCGTCTCGCCGTCGCTGAAGGAGTATGGTCTGCCGGGACGCGCGCGGCTGTTCGAGGTCGAGCAGAGGATCCGCGAGGTCAACGCGGAGCGTCGGTTGCGCGCGCCGGGGCGTCACTTTGTGGGCTCGTCCACCGATGCCGGCGAACTGGCCTCACATCCCGAACTTGCGGTGGAGTTCATCGCCGCCAAGCCACGTATGGCGCGTTATCTCGACCACAGCGCGCGTATCTACGGTGTGTATCTCAAATACGCGGCGCCCGAACATATCCATGTGTATTCGATCGACGAGGTGTTCATCGACGCGACGCCGTATCTACACGCATTGGGGATGACCCCGCATGAGCTGGCCACCGTGATCGTGCGCGACATCGCCGAAACCACCGGCATCACCGCCACCGCGGGCATCGGCACGAATCTGTACTTGGCGAAGGTCGCCATGGATATCGTGGCCAAGCATGTGGCGGCCGACGAGCAGGGTGTGCGCGTGGCCGAACTCGACGAGATGTCGTACCGGCGGCTGCTGTGGGAGCACCGCCCGATCACCGACTTTTGGCGGGTTGGGCGTGGATACGCGAAAAAACTCGCCGCGCACGGACTCGACACCATGGGCGATATCGCACGATGTTCGCTCGGCCGCGCCTCCGACTATCACAACGAGGATCTGCTGTACCGGCTGTTCGGCGTGAACGCGGAGCTGCTGATCGACCACGCGTGGGGCTGGGAGCCGTGCACGATGGCCGATATCAAGGCATACAAGCCCGAGGGGCACTCCATCAGCTCCGGACAGGTGCTGCAGGGGCCGGCGGATTTCGATACGGCGCGGCTGATCGTGCGCGAGATGGCCGATGCTGTTTCGTTGGATCTGGTTGACAAAGGATTGCTGGCCCGTCATCTGGGATTGATGGTGGGGTACGACATCAGCAGTCTCGATCCGGCCAAAGCCGAATGCGGGCCGGTCAAACCGAAAGCGCCGGCCAGCGAATACCGCGGGCCGGTCGCCGTGGACCATTACGGGCGGCGCGTGCCCAAACCGGCGAACAGCTCGTGCGATCTGGGAGAGCACACAGCCTCGTCCACGCGCATCCGCGAGGCGATGATGGCGCTCTACGACCGCATCGTCGACCCATCGCTGCTGGTGCGGCGCGTCACCGTGGTGGCCGCCGGATTGGCGACGCGGGCCGAGGCGGAAGCCGCCGCGGCAAGTTCCTACGAACAGCCGGATCTTTTCGACGCGAGTGATGATACGGCTGTGAATTCCGAATATGGTCGTGCGGTGAGCGGTATGGTATCCGATGGTGTCGCATCGAAGTTTGGTCTGGAGCCGGAGTCAAGTCGGCGTATGGCGCAGGCGGGAAGCGACTCGTCGCGTCGGATATATGACGCGACCGAGCGCAATGAAGCCGAAGCGGAGGTGCAGCGCGCCATCGTTGATATCACGCACAAATTCGGGCGCGGCTCCGTCATCAAAGGCATGAATCTCGAGCCCGGCGCGACCGGGCTGCAACGCAACCGCCAGATAGGAGGCCATGCCGCATGA
- a CDS encoding type II toxin-antitoxin system VapC family toxin, whose translation MNNKSRPILVDTNVISEFYKPTPNPTVIAWLKQNDGAYISSITIMEMMYGLWRMPQGARRSVMAETIKRTMRNYENRILTFDRDAGIRCSLIRADLDAHGHPVGLADAQIAAIAQANDCTLATRNTKDFQHTGVPLVNPWETAA comes from the coding sequence ATGAACAACAAATCACGACCTATTCTGGTCGACACGAACGTTATCTCGGAGTTCTACAAGCCAACCCCCAACCCAACGGTGATCGCCTGGTTGAAGCAGAACGATGGGGCCTACATATCATCCATCACCATTATGGAAATGATGTACGGACTATGGCGCATGCCGCAAGGCGCAAGACGTTCCGTCATGGCCGAAACCATTAAAAGAACCATGCGAAACTATGAGAACCGTATTCTGACTTTTGACCGCGACGCCGGCATACGATGCTCCCTTATCCGAGCCGACCTTGATGCGCACGGACACCCCGTTGGCTTGGCCGATGCGCAGATCGCCGCCATCGCCCAAGCCAACGACTGCACCTTGGCCACACGCAACACCAAGGATTTCCAGCACACCGGCGTTCCCCTCGTCAACCCATGGGAGACCGCCGCATAG
- a CDS encoding FitA-like ribbon-helix-helix domain-containing protein produces the protein MTTSLLIRKLPEDVKETLAKAAKANGRSTEAQARSVLEEFAASWVAHKASDWEFFERIRTELLDGGIDEDEFQPMPRDKNEQPRPVDFE, from the coding sequence ATGACCACATCACTGTTGATTCGCAAGCTTCCCGAAGACGTTAAAGAGACTCTGGCCAAGGCGGCAAAGGCCAACGGCCGTTCCACCGAGGCGCAGGCGCGCTCCGTGCTTGAGGAGTTCGCCGCCTCATGGGTGGCCCACAAGGCTTCGGATTGGGAATTCTTCGAACGCATCCGCACTGAACTACTTGATGGCGGCATCGACGAGGACGAATTCCAACCCATGCCTCGAGACAAGAACGAACAACCAAGACCGGTGGATTTCGAATGA
- a CDS encoding phosphoribosylformylglycinamidine synthase produces MVYRVYVEKKPGFDVEAQQLGTELKTILGIEALEGVRIVNRYDVEGISAELFEQTVPVVFSEPPVDNASTDMPDFGDAKVFATEFLPGQFDQRADSASECIQLISQGERPTVRSAKVYALAGANLTDEDVAAIKRYVINPVEAREAGLETKETLRTAVPTPSKVETIAGFREMDEAAAAQFIASRGLAMDLADLKFCQRYFTEQRRDPTITEIKVIDTYWSDHCRHTTFGTELTDIEIDEPAVKAAFEKYLAMRHELGRDGKPVCLMDMGTIGAKWLKKHGILTNLDESEEINACTVKVRVDVNGEDEDWLFLFKNETHNHPTEIEPFGGAATCIGGCIRDPLSGRSYVYQAMRVTSAGDPTVPVGETLKGKLPQRKLVTTAAAGYSSYGNQIGLATGQVDEIYHPGYVAKRMEVGAVVAATPADHVRRETPAPGDKLILLGGRTGRDGIGGATGSSKAHNVESLELDGAEVQKGNAPVERKLQRLFRRGDACRLIKRCNDFGAGGVSVACGEIADGLTIDLNTVPKKYEGLDGTELAISESQERMAVDVAAEDVDEFLAYAREENLEAVVVGTVTEDPRMVMTWDGDEIVNLTREFLASNGAPKTQAAHVEAQGTYETPWTDGSLAERMNAMVTDINVASNKGLSERFDSTIGAGTVLMPFGGRKQLTPNMAMVAKLPVFGETTTASAMAWGFNPYIMERNQFTGAYLSVVESLSKLVAAGFEHEKAYLSFQEYFEKLRDEPTRWGKPMAAVLGALMAQVDLGAGAIGGKDSMSGSFEDLDVPPTLVSFAVAVGNMKRATSPEFKGAGHRVVRIAPRYQADGLTPDKDGLLEAFSVVEELTDFGDALAVSTCGYGAAAEALFKMTLGNQIGVALVTSVTVDDLFAPAYGSFFVELADDAKVPAASNLVEIGEVGVTTEAYEFAAAGETLDLAQVQEAWESGIESVFPYRSHGADKDAVVEAVSFEAEKKTVYTGAGVAKPRVIIPVFPGNNCEYDTAAAFERAGAEASTLVINNLSPADVVESTHALAEAIRSSQIVMIPGGFSGGDEPDGSAKFITAFFRAPEVTEAVRDLLRNRDGLMLGICNGFQALIKLGLVPYGDIVPMTDECPTLTFNTIGRHQSRLVRTRVASNLSPWLAKTAVGDVHTVAISHGEGRFVASDDVLADLKANGQIATQYVDEAGVPGMDLDVNPNGSLLAIEGITSPDGRVFGKMGHSERSGNGLYVNVPGNKYQPLFEAGVEYFAA; encoded by the coding sequence GTGGTCTATCGCGTATATGTGGAGAAGAAGCCGGGCTTTGACGTCGAAGCGCAGCAGCTCGGCACCGAATTGAAGACGATTCTCGGCATCGAGGCGCTTGAAGGCGTGCGCATCGTCAACCGTTACGATGTGGAGGGCATCTCCGCCGAACTGTTCGAGCAGACCGTGCCGGTCGTGTTCAGCGAGCCTCCGGTGGACAACGCCTCGACCGACATGCCGGACTTCGGCGATGCCAAGGTGTTCGCCACGGAGTTCCTGCCCGGCCAGTTCGACCAGCGCGCCGACTCCGCCTCCGAATGCATCCAGCTCATCTCGCAGGGCGAACGCCCCACCGTGCGTTCCGCCAAAGTGTATGCGCTGGCCGGCGCGAACCTGACCGACGAGGATGTGGCCGCCATCAAGCGCTACGTGATCAACCCGGTCGAAGCGCGCGAGGCCGGGCTCGAAACCAAGGAGACGCTGCGCACCGCCGTGCCCACGCCGTCCAAGGTGGAGACCATCGCGGGCTTCCGCGAGATGGACGAGGCCGCAGCCGCCCAGTTCATCGCCTCGCGCGGTCTGGCGATGGATCTGGCCGACCTCAAGTTCTGCCAGCGCTACTTCACCGAACAGCGGCGCGACCCCACGATCACCGAGATCAAGGTGATCGACACCTACTGGTCCGACCACTGCCGCCACACCACCTTCGGCACCGAGCTGACCGACATCGAAATCGACGAACCCGCCGTCAAGGCCGCGTTCGAGAAATATCTGGCCATGCGCCACGAGCTGGGCCGCGACGGCAAACCCGTGTGTCTGATGGATATGGGCACCATCGGCGCCAAATGGCTTAAGAAGCACGGCATTCTGACCAACCTCGACGAATCCGAGGAGATCAACGCCTGCACCGTCAAGGTGAGGGTGGACGTCAACGGCGAGGATGAGGACTGGCTGTTCCTCTTCAAGAACGAAACCCACAACCATCCCACCGAAATCGAACCCTTCGGCGGCGCAGCCACCTGCATCGGCGGCTGCATCCGCGACCCCCTGTCGGGCCGCTCCTACGTGTATCAGGCGATGCGCGTGACCAGCGCCGGCGACCCGACCGTGCCGGTGGGCGAAACCCTTAAGGGCAAGCTCCCCCAGCGCAAGCTCGTCACCACCGCGGCCGCGGGCTACAGCTCCTACGGCAACCAGATCGGTCTGGCGACCGGTCAGGTCGACGAGATCTACCATCCGGGCTATGTGGCCAAGCGTATGGAGGTGGGCGCGGTCGTGGCCGCCACCCCGGCCGACCATGTGCGCCGCGAAACCCCGGCCCCCGGCGACAAGCTCATCCTGCTGGGCGGACGCACCGGCCGCGACGGCATCGGCGGCGCCACCGGCTCGTCCAAGGCGCATAACGTGGAGTCGCTGGAACTCGACGGCGCGGAAGTGCAGAAGGGCAACGCGCCCGTGGAGCGCAAGCTGCAGCGTCTGTTCCGCCGCGGCGACGCCTGCCGTCTGATCAAGCGCTGCAACGACTTCGGCGCGGGCGGCGTGTCCGTGGCATGCGGCGAGATCGCAGATGGCCTGACCATCGACCTGAACACCGTGCCCAAGAAGTACGAGGGTCTGGACGGCACCGAACTGGCGATCTCCGAATCGCAGGAGCGCATGGCCGTGGACGTGGCCGCCGAGGATGTGGACGAGTTCCTCGCCTACGCCCGCGAGGAGAATCTCGAGGCCGTGGTGGTGGGCACCGTCACCGAGGATCCGCGCATGGTGATGACGTGGGACGGCGACGAGATCGTGAACCTCACCCGCGAGTTCCTCGCCTCCAACGGCGCGCCGAAGACGCAGGCCGCGCACGTCGAGGCGCAGGGCACGTATGAGACGCCGTGGACCGACGGCTCGCTGGCCGAGCGCATGAACGCCATGGTCACCGACATCAACGTGGCCTCCAACAAGGGCCTGTCCGAGCGTTTCGATTCCACCATCGGCGCGGGCACCGTGCTTATGCCTTTCGGCGGGCGCAAGCAGCTCACCCCGAATATGGCCATGGTCGCGAAATTGCCGGTGTTCGGCGAAACCACCACCGCCTCGGCCATGGCGTGGGGCTTCAACCCGTACATCATGGAGAGGAACCAGTTCACCGGCGCGTACCTGTCGGTGGTCGAGTCGCTCTCCAAGCTGGTCGCGGCCGGTTTCGAGCATGAGAAGGCGTACCTGAGCTTCCAGGAGTATTTCGAGAAGCTGCGCGACGAGCCGACCCGTTGGGGCAAGCCGATGGCCGCCGTGCTCGGCGCGCTGATGGCGCAGGTCGACCTCGGCGCGGGCGCGATCGGCGGCAAGGATTCCATGTCCGGCTCGTTCGAGGACCTCGACGTGCCGCCGACGCTGGTCTCCTTCGCCGTGGCTGTGGGCAATATGAAGCGCGCCACCTCTCCTGAGTTCAAGGGTGCCGGCCATCGCGTGGTGCGTATCGCGCCACGATACCAGGCCGACGGGCTCACTCCGGACAAGGATGGTCTGCTCGAGGCGTTCTCCGTGGTCGAGGAGCTCACCGACTTCGGCGACGCGCTGGCCGTGTCCACCTGCGGGTATGGCGCCGCGGCCGAGGCGCTGTTCAAGATGACGCTCGGCAACCAGATCGGCGTCGCGCTTGTCACGTCCGTGACCGTGGATGATCTGTTCGCCCCGGCGTACGGTTCGTTCTTCGTAGAGCTGGCCGACGACGCGAAGGTGCCGGCCGCCTCGAATCTCGTCGAGATCGGCGAGGTCGGCGTGACGACCGAGGCCTACGAGTTCGCGGCCGCCGGCGAGACGCTGGACCTGGCCCAAGTGCAGGAGGCGTGGGAGTCCGGCATCGAATCCGTGTTCCCCTACCGTTCGCATGGCGCGGACAAGGACGCCGTGGTGGAGGCCGTCTCGTTCGAGGCGGAGAAGAAAACCGTGTACACGGGGGCGGGCGTGGCCAAGCCTCGCGTGATCATCCCCGTGTTCCCCGGCAACAACTGCGAATACGACACGGCGGCCGCGTTCGAGCGCGCGGGTGCCGAGGCGAGCACGCTGGTGATCAACAACCTCTCCCCTGCTGACGTCGTCGAGTCCACGCATGCGCTGGCCGAGGCGATCCGCTCCAGCCAGATCGTCATGATCCCCGGCGGCTTCTCCGGCGGCGACGAGCCTGACGGCTCCGCGAAGTTCATCACCGCGTTCTTCCGCGCCCCCGAGGTGACCGAGGCCGTGCGTGATCTTCTGCGCAACCGCGACGGTCTGATGCTCGGTATCTGCAACGGCTTCCAGGCGTTGATCAAGCTGGGTCTCGTGCCGTATGGCGACATCGTGCCGATGACCGACGAATGCCCGACGCTGACGTTCAACACCATCGGCCGTCACCAGTCCCGTCTGGTGCGCACCCGCGTGGCGTCGAACCTGTCGCCGTGGCTGGCGAAAACCGCTGTGGGCGATGTGCACACGGTGGCGATTTCCCATGGCGAGGGCCGTTTCGTGGCCTCCGACGATGTGCTTGCCGATCTGAAGGCCAACGGCCAGATCGCCACGCAGTACGTGGACGAGGCGGGCGTGCCCGGCATGGATCTCGACGTGAATCCGAACGGCTCGCTGCTCGCCATCGAGGGCATCACCAGCCCCGACGGCCGCGTGTTCGGCAAGATGGGCCATTCGGAGCGTTCCGGCAACGGCCTGTACGTGAACGTGCCCGGCAACAAGTACCAGCCGCTGTTCGAGGCCGGCGTGGAGTATTTCGCCGCCTGA
- the purC gene encoding phosphoribosylaminoimidazolesuccinocarboxamide synthase, with the protein MEKLEKLYEGKAKKLYATDDPDILWVDYMNQATAGNGEKKAQIEGKGSLNNHITSVIFDLLKARGVDSHFVEKLSDTEQLVRKMDMFPLEIIMRNTAAGSFAKRYGVEEGTPLKKPILEFCVKSDALGDPFITEDGVVALGLASEEEMAEISKQARAVNAALLDIFSKIDVKLVDFKIEEGKTSDGAILLADEITPDTCRLWDTKDESGKIEHLDKDLFRRDLGNIIPAYEEIYGRLKSLAESEGIAVDD; encoded by the coding sequence ATGGAGAAGTTGGAGAAGCTCTACGAGGGCAAGGCCAAGAAACTGTACGCGACGGACGACCCGGACATTCTGTGGGTCGACTACATGAACCAGGCCACCGCCGGAAACGGCGAGAAGAAGGCCCAGATCGAAGGCAAGGGCAGCCTGAACAACCACATCACCTCCGTGATCTTCGACCTGCTCAAGGCCCGCGGCGTGGACTCCCACTTCGTCGAGAAACTCTCCGACACCGAGCAGCTGGTGCGGAAGATGGACATGTTCCCGCTTGAGATCATCATGCGCAACACGGCCGCCGGCTCCTTCGCCAAGCGTTACGGCGTTGAGGAGGGCACCCCGCTCAAGAAGCCGATCCTCGAATTCTGCGTGAAGTCAGACGCGCTGGGAGACCCGTTCATCACCGAGGACGGCGTGGTGGCGCTGGGTCTGGCCTCCGAGGAGGAGATGGCCGAAATCTCCAAGCAGGCGCGCGCCGTGAACGCCGCCCTGCTCGACATCTTCTCGAAGATCGACGTCAAGCTCGTGGACTTCAAGATCGAGGAAGGCAAGACCTCCGACGGCGCGATTCTGCTCGCCGACGAGATCACCCCCGACACCTGCCGCCTGTGGGACACCAAGGACGAGTCCGGCAAGATCGAGCATCTCGACAAGGATCTGTTCCGCCGCGACCTGGGCAACATCATCCCCGCCTACGAGGAGATCTACGGCCGTCTCAAGTCCCTGGCCGAATCCGAAGGCATCGCAGTCGACGACTGA